The region TGAGCATGAACCAGGCCCGGTTCAAATGAATTTGCAGCCGGTTCGACCCCAGAACCAGCCGGACCAGTGAAATTCAAAGATACAATCTATATATTCGATATTCAAACTGATAAGACAAATGGGGCAGTCTCTTTTATAAATGGGACAGACCTTTTATGAATGACGCAGACTatgagacagtctcaattaaACTGCAGAATATAAATTACTGAAATGTAAATACAGTAATAGGGAAATTAAACAATGCAAAACGCCCAGATGTTTTCACTTGGTTCATCCCCTACTCTTGGTCTATGGCCTACATTCAAGTCCatatgccaactagcatagagaatatattatatcaactttaataaaagaacttataATCTTTTCTTTGATTACAAACGGATAGCCACGAAAGAACCCTTTCCCTTAGCACACTTGCTACCTAGCACTACTGTTATCACCTAGCCCACTGGCTACCTTGGATAATCCTCTGAAATCAAATCCTTGCCATAACCCGGAACAAGTTGTCATGAATACACGTATAATCAAATGAATATGAActtacaactcaaactataatcTTGTTCGACTGGGTATTCAACGTGTATAAAATAAGAATGATTTTTTAGAATGAATAAAGATAGAGCATCCAAGCATTAGTCGGTAATCTGAAACAATGAGTTGTATATATACAGAAATGTAACCTAACTACTTTGTTTTTCAAACTAGGGATAAGGATAAGTTTGTTCAGCAGAGTTGTTTAAAACGTTTGAACAAATTTATGAAGATAATATGTTAGTTTGTTGAGAGATAAACCTTTGTATAAGATATGGTTTGAATAGTTCAAATAGGTTTATCAAATTGAGTTTGTTTGAGTAAAGTTAGGAGAGTGAAACCCAGTCAAACTAGAATACATAATCTCCTAATAATCCTAACAACTCTATGCATCCAATCTGTCTGGATATACTGCAATGTCTCGGAAAGAAATCTGCTTTATTCTCGATAGTTTTTATGAAATCATATCATCAGAACCCTATATATATTAaaattctcccccttttatgatgatgacaaagagaACAAAAGCTCCCCtatcaaaaacattttaagtcaTGTTAAAGAGATCAACAGTAGTCACAGTATAATTATGCAACGGTTCATAATTGAGACAGATGCATCAAATGAGACACTAAAAGAGACAGTGATAATATGAACAAGGATAAAATAATCAGAACAACGTATTAAACCAATGCCGTCTGAGATAATTAAAAAAAACCATTAAACCAGGGTTAATCCCAATCCATAAACATCATTAATAAAAACCATCATAAAAAACCATAGTCTTAATCATCATCAAACAAAAGAAATAGTCTTATCTAAAAATTTTGAAAAGAGACATACGCATTTATCCCCCTTCATCACCATAAAAGGGTCTTCATTCAGAGTCGGATACATCGACTCGAGCTTTTCCCTTCTCCTTGTTCTTGTCTTGGGGATAGACTGGTGCCTTCCCATATTCTGAAAATAGCTTGTCAAAGTCATCTATGTCCGGGGTTGTACCATCACATTCATGCATCCATTCTAAGATCTTGATCTTGTATTCCTCTCGGGTCATCCGAAAAACTGATGGAGGAGGAATTGCAGGGAGAGGGAGCGGTGTCGTGATTTCTTCCAAAGTACAGTCGCCAATCCAATCTTTCTTCCAGTGCCAATACATCCTGGACTTATCCTGGATGGTTGATAGCTGTTGGGATAAAAACTTGGTCTCAGAACCATATTGAAAGAATAGCTTAACAAATTCTTTCTCCCAAGCCTTAGAAGTGGAACACATGCCCTCTTGCAAACTGCCAAACTCAAAATCCACAGTCTTTGCCAACCTCTTATCATGTGCATACAGAATATTAAGCTTAGAATTTATGGTATCCAGAGACTGGCAGACATGTTTATTGAACAACTTATAAGAAGCCCTCATCATACTGACCTGAGAAGTAAGAGAACCTAAAGACACAACTGAGACAAAATGCTGGTTTAAAGAAGCTAGGGTAGCAGAgttttcatttaacttggctaACAAAGAGTTAAGGATAGTGGAATTGTTCTGATCATTTGGTTCGAAGGCATAATTTGGAGACTTAGGAAAACCACCGAACGTACGGTGAGCATCATAAAAAACAAGGTCATTAGAATCAGTGACCACAAGATCATTGGAAGACAAGACATACATATCAAAAAAGTACTCAATTTTTCAATCTTAACAGATTAAAAAGAAACACAAAAATAAgtaaaagtcttggtcaacaaGGCTGGGTACGGCAAATACATGGACTCATGAGTCGAATAATGAATCATTTTCCTAATGACCAACGAAGCTATGTCACAAGAAACTTTTTGAATAAACACCGACAACAAAATAGAATCTTGAAAAGTGACTCGATCTTTACCACCTTTCCTAGGAAAATTATTTGTATGAAACAATttaaaagaagaaaagaaagaggaGTTAAGTCTGATACCGAGGTTTTGATGGACACGTTAATAAAGTTCTCACCAATAATTTTTTTGACTTGTTCTTCATATTGAAGACCTGGAACACCCATACATGCCTGATGAGTGGTATACGGGCACACACCTTTGTCTGAAAGCTCACCAGTGTGATCTAGCATATCGGGTTTGAACACTATCGGAGTACCACGAACCTCCGAGAACACCATATCATCATTCAACAATCGAAAATTAGCATAAAACTCTCGGACCAAATCCGGGTATATAACATCTGACGGAGACAGTAGCGATTCATATCCTTGCGCTTTAAATAAATTGACCACACCAACTCGATTAAGGAGACCAACATCACATAAACGTTCCTTCAAGATCTTCTTAGAAAAAGATTTTGACGATCCAGGGGTTGCATGTACGGGAGATGATTCATGCGAAGCATGACTGGAGACTTCGGAATCCACCTTGGAAACACGATGACATTTCGAGCCAGAGGCAGGAGCATTCGATGGCCTTGGAGCAGCCGATCGAGAATGGGTATTGTGTGTGTTTTGGCGAGGCATTGTAACAAATAAGAAAAGAATTAGGGTATGGAGAGATTGGGTATTGAGAGATTTGGGGATTAGAGAATATgaaaagagaagaaaagaaatGAAGATGTGTATTTAAAGAAGAGAAGTTGAAGAGATAGGAGTTGAATAGAAATACAGTTATAAGTGAAGAGTTATCACAAAAAGATAGGATGAATAAGAAAACCAACAAACATGCACGAGAAATGAGGTGAAGATGAAGTGATAAGTCAGCAAAATATGTACTCAATCTATATGCATGCAACTCTGTTAAAAATACGGAAACTAAGGAAacaataaataaaattaaaaaaatagtgCTACTCCCGAACAAAAAGaaacaaataaaattaaaaaaataaaacaaacaGACATTAATGCATGGAATTAATACAAATAATAAAAACATATTAAGAATCACAAGGAACACATACCAAGTTCACGACGCATTAAATAAATACGGTCTTTAGCCAAGGGTTTAGTAAATATTTCTGCACGTTGTTTCTCAATATATGtataaataagctcaatattacctttagaaacattatctcaTAGAAAATGGTGACAAACACCAATATGtttagtacgagaatgcatgacaggatttttagagatattgattgcagaggtattatcacaataaatagaaatattatagtaagaaataccaaaatcctgcaaaGTTTGTTGCATCCATAATATCTtagcacaacaactaccagctgATATATATTCACCTTCAGCACTAGAGAGAGCTACAGATgtttgctttttactatgccatgcaactaaacaatctccAAAAAATTTACAAGCACCACTAGTTCTCTTTCTATCAATTGTGACCCTacatagtcagcatctgaaaagCTAATTAAATCAATGGAAGAGGAGCTTAGATAAAACAATCCCAAGTTACTTgtacctttcaaatatttaaaaatacgtttaacgACATTCAAATGAGATTCCCTAGGTTAAGACTGAAAACGAGCACACAAACATACACTAAACATAATGTCTGGATGagaggcagttaaatataaaagtgatccgatcatacctcgaaatttagtgacatctacaggtgtaccttgttcataTTTAGTGAGCTTAATAGAGGTACTCATAGGTGTAACCTTAGGAGTAACATGTTCAAGAGAAAATGTTTTGAGTAGATCATTGATGTATTTGCCTTGGTGAATAAAAATTCCTGTAGCAAATTGATTTATTTGCAAACCAAGAAAATACTGAAGTTCGCCTATTAAACTCATATCAAATTTTttatgcatgcaatcagaaaaccacttacaAAAAGATTCATAAGTAGATAAACacaatatcatctacataaacttGAAATAATAGAAAATGATCgcgtttatgaaaaataaataaagCTGGATCGAGTGTAACACGAGTGAAACTATTTTTTACGAGAAACTGACTGAGACGCTCATACCAACAGcgaggggactgtctcaatcTATAGACAAATTTCTTAAGCATGTAAACATAGTGAAGATATTTTAATGAACAAAACATGGAGGCTGCTTGACGTAGACTTTTTCCTTGAGATAGCCATTAATAAAAGCGCTTTTTGCGTCCATCTGATAAAGgttgaacttcttgtgagctgcaaaATCCATGAGAATGCGAATAGCTTCTAaacgagctactggagcatatTTCTCATCATAATCGATTCATTTTTGTTGATTGTATCCATGTGCTACCAATCGAGCTTTATTCTTAATAATGTTTCCATCTTCATCCTTTTTGTTCTTGAAAATCCAAGGAGTACCCACTACTAGAAAATCAGCATTAGACATCGCACATTAGACATCAGTCAGAAAAGTCACTGATGTTAAAAGCTTTTTTTACATCACATAAAAAAAAGTGATATCTTTTTGGTATGTTTACATCAGCTTTTGAGTAAAATGATGTCTAAGTTGTTCTTTTAAAAACTACGTCACATCAGTTAACATATAAACCGATGTccaattttttttaacatcggttgacataataaccgatgtctaagctcaattttaaaaaattagagcccGCTGCTTCTCCCTTTTGCTCCGCGCCCTTAGCCAAATTCCCCCCCCCCTAGTATATTTCCCTATCCCGCCTATTCACTCATTCACTTTAATAACAttataacataaaattaaaaataaattaaaatcaaaacaaaaataaaaaattataatctCCACAAAAACAAAAACTCATTCACTCATCCCCCTTTCTCTCTCGACTCTAAACCTAGAACTCTCAAATGTATGCTTACTATCTTTCCCCCTTTCCGATTAGACCTTGAATCTCCAATTAAATCTCTCAATTTCTTCAACTTTCTAAACCTAGAACTCATTTGTTTCAATTTTTGTGACAGATTCGAAGATTAAGGAGTTAAGTGTGTTCATTGAAGTTTAAGGTGAGGAGTAGAGTTTCTTGGAGCTAAATCTTGTAGCTAAGGGTTTATTAAATCATAAATCTCAGAGCTAATTAAGTTGGATTTTAGTCTTAGAGTTTGTTGCTGTGTTTTTTGGGATTTTGGAGCTTGCTTTGTTAGGTATATTCTTCTTTACATATCTATTTATATATGTTTGGGCTGCATGTATATATTTGTGTAGttgtatgtatgcatgtgaaATTGAAATGTGTAGTTGTTGCATGTGTAGTTGTATGTGTAGTTAAAATACAGATTTACATGTAATAACAAGTGCTTGTATATATGTCTGTTTGTGTTGTTTGTAAATATATTTGTGTTTGGGGCTTGTTGTTGTAAATAGCATGGTTTATGAGTGAATATAGgaattttatattgattataCTAGGTAGTAAATGTACTATAGTATATAGTAAATTAATATGTTATTTGACAATCAGGTAGTTTGAGAATAGCATGGACAAATCTTGGATTTTCAAAGATAGGGACACACTTGACTATGAAATCGGGGTAGAAGAGTTTTTGATATTTGCCGAGGAAAATGCTAGTGATCCTAAAAGAATCCCCTTCCCCTGTAAAAGATGTGCTAACTTCAAAAAATTTGCAGTTAAGATTATCAGGGGACATTTATATGAAAATGGTTTTAGTCTGGGGTACCTTGATTGGATTTGGCATATACAAGGGTCTGCAAGTAGGTCATCAGTTAATAGAAATGCTCCGACCCCTGCATCTACGCCTGCCCCTGCACCTACGTCTGCCCGCGCACCGATACCTTCCCCTGGCCTTGCATCAGAAACAGTCAATGTTTGTGTTGCTGCATATAATTCGAGTGAGTACAATAATGAGTCGTATCGGTTTAGGAGATTTGTGGCTGATGCTGAACAGCCTTTGTATGAGGGTAGTGAATGTACCAAGTTGGAGTCGATGCTAAAATTGCACAATTGGAAAGCTAGGTTCGGAATTAGTGATAGTGCCTTTAACGATTTGCTGTCTACCGTTGGCTCTCTCCTTCCTAAGGACAATGTGATGCCACCTAATGCATATGAAGCCAAGAAAACCTTATCCGACTTGGGCCTAGAATACATAAAATATCACTCATGTCCAAACAATTGCATACTGTATCGGGGGGTAAATATTGATGCTTCCGAGTGTCCTAAGTGTCGTTTATCTCGCTGGAAGTTAGGAAAGGATGCTAAAATAAGGATTAATGTTCCTGCTAAAGTAATGTGGTATTTTCCAATTATACCAAGATTCAAACGGATGTTTAAATCTCCTTCTACATCTGAACTAATGACCTGGCACTCAAAGCAGCGAATAGAAGACGGAAAGATGCGGCATCCAGCCGACTCTCCTTCTTGGAGAAATATCGACTATAGGTGGCCTGCCTTCGGTAGTGATGCACGAAATATTCGTTTGGCGTTGTCTGCAGATGGTATAAACCCACATACTAACGGTCTAACCAATAGATACTCTTGTTGGCCAATAGTATTAGTGACTTATAATCTTCCTCCGTGGTTATGTATGAAGAGGAAATTTATGATGCTAACAATTTTAGTTTCCGGTCCACATGAGCCTGGCAATGACGTTGACGTATATTTACAGCCTTTAATCGATGATTTAAAGAAGTTGTGGGAAGAAGGTGAACCAAATGTTTATGATGCATACACCAAGTCATATTTCACTTTAAAAGCAATTTTATTGTGGACAATAAATGACTTTCCTGCATATGGAAATCTGTCCGGATGCGTTAATAAAGGTTATATGTGTTGTCCAGTATGCGCTGATGATACAGTTGCCAAGTATTTAAGCCATAGCAGGAAGATGTGTTACCAAGGCCATCGGCGTTACTTGGCTAGGAATCATCCATATAGGAAGCAAAAGGCCGCTTTTAATGGACAACAAGAATTAGGGCAGGCACGTCAACCTCTGTCTGGAGAAGAGGTTTTATTGCAGCAAGATAAAATTAAATTTCAGTTTGGGAAGGAAGTAAGTAAGTCAAAGAAGGTTGATTGTCCATGGAAGAAAAAGTCGGTTTTTTTCGAATTAGAATATTGGAAGTTTCACCATGTCCGTCATTGTTTAGATGTCATGCACGTCGAGAAGAACGTGTGTGATAGCTTGATCGGCACACTACTAAATATGAAATCTAAGTCTAAAGATAGTGAAGCTTCTCGTCTTGACATGATTGACATGGGGGTTAGGGCTGATCTAGCTCCACAAAAAGGAGAAAAAAAACCTACTTACCCCCTTCGATTTTTAATTTGTCCAAGGCAgaaaaaaagaaaatgttgtcATCGTTAATGCACATGAAACTTCCTTATGGACACGCGTCGAACATTAAAAACTGTGTTTCCATGGAAGAATTAAAGATGTTTGGGATGAAGTCCCACGACTGCCACATCTTACTCCAACAACTGCTTCCTATTGCAATTCGTGCGGTACTTCCAAAAAAAGTCAGGGTCACCATAATtaggttgtgtttcttttttAATGCTTTGTGCAGCAAAGTTGTAGACGTATCGAAACTAGATAAATTTCAATCAGATGTAATAGTAACTTTGTGTGAGTTGGAAAAAATCTTTCCTGCATCATTTTTTGATATAATGATACATCTCATAGTGCACTTAGTTCAGGAATTACGGTTATGTGGGCCGGTATTTTATAGATGGATGTATGCATTTGAGAGGTTTAATAAGGTGTTGAAGAGTTACGTACGCAACCGTTATTACCCCGAAGGCTGTATAGCTGAATGCTATCTGGGAGAAGAATCAGTAGAATTCTGCCAAGAGTTTGTCAAGCAAGCTTGCACCACTACTGGTCTTCGTAAAGATGAAGGCAAGTTAAGTGGTCCATTATCTGTTGTGACAATGAAATCAATCGATGAAAAAGAGTGGGATGAAGCTCATTTACATGTTCTTCTAAACAACATTGAAGTACAGCCATATATTTTGTAAGAATTTATTAATTTTGTGGTTGttcaattaatatataaattatatatttactgGCTAGTTAATGATTATATAATTTATGTTAGAATGCATAAGGAGTATCTAGAGGGAATCCATCAAGGAAAAAAGAAAAGTGTTCATTGGCTCTTGAGAGAGCACAATCGCCTTTTTGCCGATTGGTTTCTAGAAAAAGTTAGTATTTTTATAGTTTCATTTGTGCCTAATTTATTTGCTCTGTAGTAATATGGAATTTAGAAGTattttgtttctgaaaatgtGTAGGTTAGTAGTGAAATGGAGGAGAATCCTGGAGGAGTTTCAGAGATAATAAGATGGATAGCCGGAAAACCATCATTTTCAGTTTTGACTTACGAAGCTTATCTAGTAGACGGGGTCCGATACTTTACAAAAGAGTGAGATGGTGTGAGGGTTGTTCAAAACAGCGGAGTGTCTTTAGTTGCTAAAACTGTCCAAGTGTCTAGCGCTAAAGATTTGAACCCTGTAGAAAGTGACTTGACATTTTACGGTGTTATCTTAGAAATATGGGAGCTAGATTAGCATGCATTCAAAGCCCCGTTATTTTTATGTAATTGGGCAGATAATGACAAGGGAATTAAGGTGGATGATCTTGGGTTCACATTTGTCGATCTAAGTCGACAAGGGCACAAGAGAGATAAATATGTGTCTATGGATCAAGTAAAacaagtttattatattgaagaTCCGGTGGATGCCAAGTGGTCCGTTGTATTAACCTCTACAACTCGAGACTACCAAGATGTGCATAACGACGATGATTTAGGAGACATAACCATGGAAAATCCCCCATTCTGCTGCCAAATTCCTATATGTGATGTCGGTGAAGATGTTGAAAAAAATATTAGAGAAAATATTAAGGGCACTTGGGTTAAGAAGTGACAATATTATTTGCAGTCATGTATCTCCTTTTTTGTAACTGTTTAGCATTGTTTATGCCTAATGATATTATTTGAATTTTCGTATGTTTATGACTGTTTATGAATGCATATAGTCATCGTGTCTGACTGTTTATAACTGTTTATGTATGCATACTTCACTAGTTTAGTTATGACTGTTTATAACTATTTATATATGCTTGTGACTAATGAAATATATGTTTCATTTTCAGATTGAAAAAGATAAATGGCAAATAAAAAACAAATATCTAAAGTACAAGACAAGTCAGATGAGGAGGTGGATAAAAGCTTGGAGCCGGAAACAGAACCTCAAGATGAAAATGTGGATTCTATGGAAGACACGAAGGCAACAGTCACTACTTCCGAAACTACAAAGAAAAGGTATGGATCTGCCCGAGGGGTTTCCGCTATGCACAAAGTGGTGGTGAGGAAGGCGCAGGGCAAGAAAGCAAAGGTATCGTGCAATGCACATGGAGTTCCAGTCGGGAATGCAAGGCACAGTCTACAGTCCTACATCGGAATGTTGGCTAGGACGATGATTCCGATTGATTATCCTAACTGGTCAAAGGTACCCGATGAACTAAAGGAGAAAATATGGATCGATGTGAAGGTATATAAATAAGCAATTTCTTATGCACATTGTAAATTTTGCATTTTCTTGTACTCATGTAGAGCATAACATTGGTTTCAGGAGACATTTAAAGTCCCCAAGCAACTTCAGAAGGGGCTGATCAGGTCTGCAGGAGCAAAGTGGAGAAATTTTAAAGCAAATTTAACAAGGGATTATGTTAAGCCGTATCTTGGACAGAAGAAGAAACTACGAAAGCCTCCAGTGAAGTATGCTTTTGTTGGTAAGGAGGCTTGGAAAAATTTTGTTACTGAAAGGACTACCTCGACATGGAAGGTATACGCGAAAGAGATCGATCGTGTGTTTATATCTGTGTTTTATTTATGTTGTGAACTGATATTTTTATGTATTAcaaatattttaggaaaaatagcatgttaatattatttaaaatgtttGTTGTAGTCACTTAGTGAAAAACAAATGGAGCGGGTGAACAATCGAAAATATCCTCACCGCACATCTAGAAAGGGTTATGTTGGATTGTTGGAAGAAGAGGTAAC is a window of Apium graveolens cultivar Ventura chromosome 11, ASM990537v1, whole genome shotgun sequence DNA encoding:
- the LOC141696546 gene encoding uncharacterized protein LOC141696546; this encodes MDKSWIFKDRDTLDYEIGVEEFLIFAEENASDPKRIPFPCKRCANFKKFAVKIIRGHLYENGFSLGYLDWIWHIQGSASRSSVNRNAPTPASTPAPAPTSARAPIPSPGLASETVNVCVAAYNSSEYNNESYRFRRFVADAEQPLYEGSECTKLESMLKLHNWKARFGISDSAFNDLLSTVGSLLPKDNVMPPNAYEAKKTLSDLGLEYIKYHSCPNNCILYRGVNIDASECPKCRLSRWKLGKDAKIRINVPAKVMWYFPIIPRFKRMFKSPSTSELMTWHSKQRIEDGKMRHPADSPSWRNIDYRWPAFGSDARNIRLALSADGINPHTNGLTNRYSCWPIVLVTYNLPPWLCMKRKFMMLTILVSGPHEPGNDVDVYLQPLIDDLKKLWEEGEPNVYDAYTKSYFTLKAILLWTINDFPAYGNLSGCVNKGYMCCPVCADDTVAKYLSHSRKMCYQGHRRYLARNHPYRKQKAAFNGQQELGQARQPLSGEEVLLQQDKIKFQFGKEVSKSKKVDCPWKKKSVFFELEYWKFHHVRHCLDVMHVEKNVCDSLIGTLLNMKSKSKDSEASRLDMIDMGVRADLAPQKGEKKPTYPLRFLICPRQKKRKCCHR